CTCCTCCCTTAACTTTCTGGAGACGCACCAAATGCAAATGCTTCTATCTACATAATAAAGCACGATAAAAGACCCTAGATTAATTATAACCGGTAATTACAGTTCTGGTATAACTGTTAGGTGGACATGTAGTGGTTATAGTCGAACATGGTTCAACAACAAAACACGTGTTTAAACAGTGTACCAGTGGTCGTGTTTCAGTTACAAAGTAGCCTACTGCATATCTCGTCTTCGTGTAGAATGGTTTGTTAATTTCGTGAACGTGGAACTGTTTTGTTGCTTTTGAAAGGGGTTCTGTCGAATTCCCTTTCAGAATTGTGTGAAACCCTGTTGTTTTATCTTTTAGACGTGGAAAAGGATATAACCTGACATAAACGTGGATTTATCTTTGTTAGAAATATTTATTCTGCATTAAGTTAGGTTAAAAAATAGACTTATATTCTAAATATAATCATTTCCATATACTAAGCTTGTATTAATAGATTAATAAACTTGTATACGATGAATAGACTTTTTGAAGTGCAGTATATTCTTACAAATAGGCTGGTGTTTTTATTCCGTTATTTATTGGAAGCTTGTGCAGAATGTCTAAAATGAGCCTTTACGAAATAAGCtttgccattaaaataatttCTACAATGTCTATAAAAGGGGTAAATGGTTTTGAATAGAATATCGCTGGTATATATTGGCAATTAAACTTAATCTGTTGTATAACTCCCTCccaaaatgcaaattaaatgtgTTAAGTGTATCCATGATTATAGGCTATCTATTTTTTTTGAAGAATGCATTACAATTCTAATTACACACGTGGCAGAACAATTCatgcataaatacaaaaaaagaaaagctcttCTGAAGTGCTAATGGCTGGTGAGTGAATACCACGTGGACATTACAATCTGTGTGCCTTCAATCGACCCAAGCTAGCCGCTCACCGGGAGACGCGACCCTCATCTTATAGATCAGACACCTCTTTCACCAAGCCTTCATTTAAAGGGACATCGCAATCGCAAAGGAGGAGAGCACACGCAACCGCACTTGCAGTGGATAACATATATTCTGAAAGAGATATCAACCATCAGCAAAACATCTATTCTTTTCCGCTGGATCAAAGTTGATTTATTtccaaaatactgtattgtatagtTTTTGTGCAGACTAGAGGCGTTTATCCAGCTACAATGTTGGAGCACCAGGGCAGTGGGGTCAAGATGCCACCCACTCATAGAATATCCTTCTCCATCCTAGACATCCTGGACCCAAATAAATTCACCTGTAAAAACCAGATCAATTACTCACCAGAGACCAGAGGCACTGGTACACGGAGGCTTTCACAAAACGAGGAGGAAACTTTGGAGAAAGTGGCTAAGAATGGTGCTGAAACAGATTGGAACTCTGAAGACCAGCAGCGTGGTAAGGGAAAACAAACAGGCATTATTTTAATGTCCTGTACTGTATAAAGGATACTGGAGTTATCTGTATCAGAGGCGGGTGTTGGTGAAGTAATTCAGTAGATTATGTTAAGTGTtaagaaacgtgtttttttttaaggcaagGAAAGCAGATGTTGACCATGATAAGACCCAAAATAGTATAGCAGTAGGctatagttctttttttttttatgggaagAAAGCATCAGAATACCGAAATTGTGGTCTTTTTTGTTAAacagattatttaaataaaaatgtaggtTTAAAtaattcttttcattttcattttcagtgatagcggtggctttttaaaatgcaagggttaaagttttttttttttttttaaatatttataccttATCTTTATTCTAAATAGTACAGTATGCATATTGTAAGTACCTATACTTAGTGTATTCTTGACGTTGCTTAATTCCATTTGACGTAACTTATTTCCTTTGAAGCAATCGCATTTAGTTGTTTATCCTCAGTTGCAAGTGATTGACACCGCGACAGTCAGACTGGGTAATTGTTTAAATCGTCCCATTGAGGATGCCTCAGCTCACTTTGATCGATATCCCATTACTGACTCCTGCATATCTACTTCTAGCACCTTGCTGGTACAAACTTCAAACCCCATCCATGTCTGATCCTAAATATTGTTCGATTAAAACTTATCTTTAATAGATTACATTTATCGATCTGCCAACAAATATGAAACTCCATTAGCACGTCGTGGGCAGATAGGGAGTGCTGGATTTGGTATGTGTGGCTTTCTACAACATGACATTTATAGCGATTTTCTGATTCATAAATAATTAAGGGATTACGTTTTTTCCACTATGAGCTAAATCAGGTaggatttttgttttaattggctGTAGAAAGCGCAACAGAtagtgtatgtgtctgtgtagATTTATCAAGTAAGAGCATTAAAAACACTATTCTaacattaaataataaattacctGTTATAGGCTAGTATATTAGTGCACATCGTTTTCTAGTTTATAGACGAAAACAcgtgttttaaaagaaattgcACAAGAGATAGAGAACTAAtagaggcaattaaaaaaaaacatagtaaactAGTTTATGAGATTATTTATGAGATTAAATCTAACTGCATAACTATCCTGTTCTGTTTGCTATAATACATGTATTGTTCACACGATGATGAACATATATTTTCGTCGCCCTGTACATACATAATGTGGTAACCTCACAATAATTCTGTTGTGTTTTTAACAGTGTTGTCCACATCAGAGTTGTGTTTGCAACATTTGTTTCAGTGTAGATAATACTGCAGTGTTATACTATAATATCAGATAACATTTTAACACAATTCGACACATTTCGTGAACAACAGCACACACAGTAAAAGAAGGACAGGCAATTGATGTAAATGGACAGTAACATTTTGAGGCGTATGTCTGGTATGAAAACAATGTTGTTGGTTTtttgatttaacaaaaaaaaaataattcttatttttttttaaattcaaaatgtttgtttttgcaggTAAAGAAGAAAGAGACGAACAACTTGGTTCTGAAGTACAAAAGGGCCACTCAGACAAAACCGCGGAATGCTCCATACTGTCTGATAAAGAAGAACCCGAGGTTTCATTGGAGACAGATATCAAAGACGGAGATGACAACGGCGAACTCGAAGTTGATGATTTCTCAGCTGACGATTCTCAGGATTCCTTGAAACAAAAAAGACGCAGCAGGTCCGATCAAGGTTGCGCAAAGCCGAGGCGCGCGAGGACTGCCTTTACCTACGAGCAATTGGTGGCGCTGGAAAACAAATTCAGATCAACACGGTACCTGTCGGTGTGCGAACGCCTCAACCTCGCCTTGTCTCTCAGCCTGACGGAAACCCAAGTCAAAATCTGGTTTCAGAACAGGAGGACCAAGTGGAAGAAGCAAAACCCAGGGTCCGACAGTACAATACAGACTGGAGCCAACTCACTCACCACTGTCGGTTGTAGTCCAAATCACCCTGGGTCCGGTGGTCTCAACTTCCAGACTTTTCACACTTTCAGCCCAGGGAATATGCTCTTTCCCACAACTGGTGCAGTGCCGTTATCATCCACTGGAGGACTcctcaatccatttttaaacaCGGCTTACCTGCCACTGTCATTTTACACACCGCATTTATGAACTACTAAACAATGGAGGTACCGTACTTTAAGAAGGGTCAGGAACAAGCATGGGATAGTTaccattgtaaataataaaatacaaaaaaagaaaagaatcatAACTTGTTGCTAATAATGAAGGTGTCTAATTTGAACGATATGTTCAGTCTGTAGCATATTGACTTTCATTTGCATTTTCAGGAATCATTCTATTTTTGAAAAAGTATGCATTATTGTGCTGGTATTTGTAATGAGTAGAACTGTAGTATGTTGCCTATACTATCCATTTGTTTGAAACGATATGAAAATTAATTCACTGCTTTTGATGCTTCCACCACAGAGATGCACACTTCCAAATACGGAAGTGtttacgccagtctttaattCATTCTTATCTGAGGATGTGTTGAGATCTACCTCTTCATCCATATGTCACATTACACTTTTACATATCTAGAGAAGTGCTTTCAATTGTGATGAAATTTGGTCTGGACATACTTTAGCACCTTGAGAATATATCTGAATCTGGGGATTcatgaaggcatctgtccatctACCTGTATGTTAAATTGACATTTTTACATAaagatgtaggtcatggtgagcTACTTCATTTaggttactgatagctctaattttacatttacagcGGTAAAGAGTATCCTTACATAAACAATTAAAACCCACAAGATATAATGTATCAGATATAATATTACATGTTTAAGATAATTCATTCCACCTTTTTGGATATACATGCACATGTTGGTATATACATGTCAAAactgcacttattattatttttaaacacctaTGATTGCTTTCAAGAAAGATGTATTAAAGTACACAAAATGAGTATTTATGTGCAACACGTTTTGCTGGAAATTTAGGACTAAAGATTGTTAACAGCATaaagtttgttttataaaataagtgTCATTGTTTGTTGGTAAATGTTAAGAAACAGTAAACTTTTTTCCAAAGTAATTTGAATTCTGTGTATGTCTTTTAATCTATTAAAGAGTAAAAACATATGCAATTTTAACTTAGCCCAGTGTGTCCTCTATTGACCATAGTATGCAATTGCACATTCAATATCAAGCAGCATGTATAGCATATCAGTGGGTGATGTCATGGCAAAGGGTAAGTATCTGTGTTTATAGCAGTTTCTTCTGCTATTGAGTAAATGGCTCTTGTTGATACAATGCTGTCAGCTTATGTACAACTAAGAACAATCTGTGCCCTGCTAGTACATCTAGACCTCATGCAACCCAGTGCCCTTCACAAACCCACTGCTCTTTGAATCACATTCCTTTGATAAAACAGtggtaaagaaacaaaacaatcacaattatatcttaaacatttacacaaagaccttaaacaaatcaatgtatttattgattcattttaatttttaattttaattcgtTTTGATGTTTGTTATTTGAATGACCTGAACACCCTTACCATTTAGTCAAAAGCAGAAATAGCCAATCATGTCAGATTTTGCCAACTGGTGTGGCAGTTTTTGAGATCACCAAACCCATTGCTTTAGAGCTACATTCCAACACCGGCCTCCAGATTATGGGCCctcttcacaaagctttatttttcAAGATGAATGTCAAACTATTGTATTCATGAATAaagacattctttaaataactcagtaACTCGTGTTAAATGATCCTATAACACCAGTGTGCTATTGCTGTTTTTACACAATACAGAGTTTCTGCAATATTGACTTTATATCATTATGGGAAAGTTTTTTAAAGCACACCCTTTTTAGGATGGCTCTCATTCCATACCGATTACACAAACATAGTACAAGCACAATCCTATAATTGATTATAATAAGCAAGACGCTTAACAGGTACTGTATATCTGACAGGACCCAAAACATTTGCAGCCTGATCTATAAAAAACATAGAATAGATATTAGTGCATATTAGATACCTGCGTGCATTAAACTTTGCAACCAGCACACACAGTAATTGTTATCTAGTATTGCCTTTAGTTCAATTTTCTGCAGAACACATCCCTCAGGTGTGTGGATCCCTCTTCATTTGCATAACCCAGATTGTATTAAATGATTAAACAGTGCCCCTCCCAACATTTTGGTATGTAtaacatgcctttgtcaagggaaagtgaactgaaaacaaacagtggagataTTTATAGGCTTATGATGACATGGTAACCACACATGTATTTGTCTTTGAatttaatgtctttgtgatggcattcactatatagctaatgatgtaatgatctactgttcctttctatttaaactttCAGGCATGGTATCTAttatatttatgcatttattttattcttttatactgtactgcacaaACTTTAGGTCATCCACGGTGTGtttgttccttgtaaagtgctgaactattggttcatttatttttgtatttcttatatttgaactatctatctatctatctatctatctatctatctatctatctatctatctatctatctatctatatatatatatatatatatatatatatatatatatatacacacacacacataggttatttgaaattgtaaaattgtttaaataactaatagcagaaatgtgagtaccagaaaacagaatttgtattaaagaaagaaaaaataaatatatgaaaatgATGTAACTTAGGAGTCTGTGTTTCTAAGAAATGACCAGtataaagggcagagacagttttCCACAGCATGTCAGTAGTGTCAGTGGCCTTTTCAAGGGCTGTATTACAATGGATGCTTTTCTAATTCTTTTGAATAGGTT
The sequence above is a segment of the Acipenser ruthenus chromosome 7, fAciRut3.2 maternal haplotype, whole genome shotgun sequence genome. Coding sequences within it:
- the nkx1.2la gene encoding NK1 transcription factor related 2-like,a, with protein sequence MLEHQGSGVKMPPTHRISFSILDILDPNKFTCKNQINYSPETRGTGTRRLSQNEEETLEKVAKNGAETDWNSEDQQRGKEERDEQLGSEVQKGHSDKTAECSILSDKEEPEVSLETDIKDGDDNGELEVDDFSADDSQDSLKQKRRSRSDQGCAKPRRARTAFTYEQLVALENKFRSTRYLSVCERLNLALSLSLTETQVKIWFQNRRTKWKKQNPGSDSTIQTGANSLTTVGCSPNHPGSGGLNFQTFHTFSPGNMLFPTTGAVPLSSTGGLLNPFLNTAYLPLSFYTPHL